A DNA window from Myxococcota bacterium contains the following coding sequences:
- the glpK gene encoding glycerol kinase GlpK: MARYVMALDQGTTSSRALLFDAAGTVVAVDQREFPQHFPKPGWVEHDADEIWESQLASARGALEKAGATGADLAAIGITNQRETTVVWDRASGRPIHRAIVWQSRQTTRICDALRAEGLEDEVRRRTGLVIDAYFSGTKVRFILDAVDGSQARAEAGELAFGTIDSWLLHKLTKGRVHATEYSNVARTLLYNVHERDWDDRMLAALNVPRAVLPAVQDSSGVFGMADPEWFGAEVPIAGIAGDQQAALYGQGCTSPGRAKNTYGTGSFLLMNTGEQASVSETGLLTTLAWGIDGRVEYALEGSIFVTGSAVQWLRDGLGLLESAGESEALAASVDDTGGVVLVPAFTGLGAPYWDERARGALVGLTRGTTRAHVVRATLESIAYQTRDVVECVRTDSGIALEALRVDGGATANDFLMQFQADVLGCVVERPQMLEVTALGAAALAGQAVGFFDGVPGGSEQAAGLTRFEPRMSTDERESLYGRWKRAVERARDWAED, translated from the coding sequence ATGGCTCGCTACGTGATGGCGCTCGATCAGGGGACCACGTCCTCGCGCGCCTTGCTCTTCGACGCCGCGGGGACGGTGGTGGCCGTCGACCAGCGAGAGTTCCCGCAGCATTTTCCGAAGCCGGGCTGGGTAGAACACGACGCCGACGAGATCTGGGAGAGCCAGCTCGCGTCGGCGCGGGGAGCGCTCGAGAAGGCGGGTGCGACCGGCGCCGATCTCGCCGCCATCGGCATCACCAACCAACGCGAGACCACGGTGGTCTGGGATCGCGCGAGTGGTCGTCCGATCCATCGCGCGATCGTCTGGCAGTCGCGTCAGACCACACGGATCTGCGACGCATTGCGTGCCGAGGGGCTGGAAGACGAGGTGCGGCGACGCACCGGCCTGGTGATCGACGCGTACTTCTCGGGCACGAAAGTGCGATTCATCCTCGATGCGGTCGATGGGTCCCAGGCTCGCGCGGAAGCGGGAGAGCTCGCCTTCGGCACCATCGATAGCTGGCTGCTCCACAAGCTCACGAAGGGCCGTGTCCACGCGACCGAGTACTCGAACGTCGCGCGCACGCTCCTCTACAACGTCCACGAGCGCGACTGGGACGACCGCATGCTGGCGGCCTTGAACGTGCCGCGCGCAGTGCTCCCGGCCGTCCAGGATTCGAGCGGCGTCTTCGGGATGGCGGACCCCGAATGGTTCGGCGCCGAAGTGCCGATCGCCGGGATCGCGGGTGATCAGCAGGCCGCGCTCTATGGCCAGGGGTGCACGAGCCCGGGCCGCGCGAAGAACACCTACGGCACCGGTAGCTTCCTCCTGATGAACACCGGGGAGCAGGCCTCGGTGTCCGAGACCGGTCTGCTCACCACGCTGGCGTGGGGGATCGACGGTCGGGTCGAATACGCCCTCGAGGGCAGCATCTTCGTAACCGGCTCGGCGGTGCAGTGGCTGCGCGATGGCCTGGGGCTCCTCGAGAGCGCGGGCGAGAGCGAAGCCCTTGCTGCCAGCGTCGACGACACGGGCGGCGTGGTGCTGGTGCCGGCCTTCACCGGCCTCGGGGCTCCCTACTGGGACGAGCGCGCGCGCGGCGCGTTGGTGGGGCTCACGCGCGGGACGACGCGCGCCCACGTGGTGCGGGCGACCCTCGAGTCGATCGCCTACCAGACCCGCGACGTCGTCGAGTGCGTGCGCACTGATTCCGGCATTGCCCTCGAAGCCCTACGCGTCGACGGTGGCGCAACGGCAAACGACTTCCTCATGCAGTTCCAGGCCGACGTCCTCGGTTGCGTCGTCGAGCGCCCCCAGATGCTCGAAGTGACCGCACTCGGTGCAGCGGCGCTGGCGGGTCAGGCGGTCGGCTTCTTCGACGGGGTTCCGGGCGGCTCCGAGCAGGCGGCGGGACTCACGCGCTTCGAACCGCGCATGTCCACGGACGAGCGGGAATCGCTCTACGGCCGCTGGAAGCGGGCGGTCGAGCGGGCACGCGACTGGGCCGAAGACTGA
- a CDS encoding rhomboid family intramembrane serine protease, whose product MSFSLEGREAIRFEADGFHHPAAASGSKRVFTRFAALTHVATTPRALWIGAEDSVYVLPRGSFVASEDPERMVQALLSRVTQLPEGAAQLARMSEVEATARLDEREIATWAFAALCVLVYVAQLFHTPWLERVSYFNGAMAAQGDWWRYVTANVFHSYLVHLVLNVAGLVAVGSLVEHALGTARTLFLMIVSGVAAMVVSGLATSVPVVGASGVVSGLVGALLWLELRMTDQLPAWWRVPRRVLFWVIGISAVLSLLPAIAGAAHLGGFVGGIIAMRLVIDRGLGSRASEGWIRGAATAGVVLTAASMATATYHASSADSFLERYGGRVLMTYQLTPYDANEWAWLIATTPDASAEMLENGRQLAEQAVQATDRSEPAILDTLAELHFQLGNAEAAQILIDEAIELEPTNTYYRGQRARFEAGNPEAPLPPANEADGILDLTV is encoded by the coding sequence TTGAGCTTCTCCCTGGAAGGCCGTGAAGCGATCCGCTTCGAGGCCGACGGTTTCCACCACCCAGCAGCGGCTTCGGGCAGCAAGCGGGTGTTCACGCGCTTCGCTGCGCTCACCCACGTGGCCACCACGCCGCGCGCCCTGTGGATCGGCGCCGAGGATTCGGTCTACGTGCTGCCGCGCGGATCCTTCGTGGCATCCGAGGACCCGGAGCGTATGGTGCAGGCGCTGCTCTCCCGCGTCACCCAGCTGCCCGAGGGTGCCGCGCAGCTCGCGCGCATGTCCGAGGTGGAGGCGACGGCCCGACTCGATGAGCGCGAGATCGCCACCTGGGCGTTCGCGGCGCTGTGCGTTCTCGTCTACGTGGCGCAGCTCTTCCATACCCCGTGGCTCGAGCGCGTCAGCTACTTCAACGGCGCCATGGCCGCTCAGGGCGATTGGTGGCGCTACGTGACGGCGAACGTATTCCACAGCTACCTCGTCCACCTGGTCTTGAATGTCGCCGGGCTGGTCGCCGTCGGGTCGCTCGTCGAGCATGCGCTCGGGACCGCGCGCACGCTCTTTTTGATGATCGTGTCCGGCGTGGCAGCGATGGTCGTCTCCGGGCTCGCGACGTCGGTTCCCGTGGTCGGGGCGTCGGGCGTGGTCTCCGGCCTCGTCGGGGCGCTGCTCTGGCTCGAGCTCCGCATGACCGACCAGCTCCCCGCCTGGTGGCGCGTTCCCAGGCGCGTTCTCTTCTGGGTGATCGGGATCAGTGCGGTTCTCTCGCTCTTGCCCGCCATCGCGGGGGCGGCTCACCTGGGAGGCTTCGTCGGCGGCATCATCGCTATGCGCCTGGTGATCGATCGTGGTCTCGGGTCGCGTGCCAGCGAGGGTTGGATTCGCGGCGCGGCCACCGCCGGCGTCGTGCTGACGGCTGCTTCGATGGCGACGGCCACCTACCACGCGAGCTCCGCGGATTCCTTCCTCGAGCGCTACGGCGGCCGGGTGCTGATGACCTATCAGCTCACGCCCTACGACGCGAACGAGTGGGCCTGGCTGATCGCGACGACTCCGGACGCGAGCGCGGAGATGCTCGAGAACGGCCGCCAGTTGGCGGAGCAAGCGGTTCAGGCCACCGACCGGTCCGAGCCGGCCATCCTCGATACGCTCGCCGAGCTGCACTTCCAGCTGGGGAACGCCGAGGCGGCACAGATCCTGATCGACGAAGCGATCGAGCTCGAGCCGACGAACACCTACTACCGCGGCCAGCGCGCGCGTTTCGAAGCCGGGAACCCCGAAGCGCCCCTACCGCCGGCGAACGAAGCGGACGGGATCCTCGACCTTACGGTGTGA
- the purU gene encoding formyltetrahydrofolate deformylase translates to MASSPSDADRAASGADRRPSESDRQVWTLLVSCPDQRGIVAALAQVLYGHGANILHADQHTDPLAGIFFQRIRFDTTELRTDATSLKAAIAEVADRLQMRWRLSEPSRPKRVAIFVSRTDHCLYDLLLRHRAGELDCELSMIVSNHESLAPVAAQFDVPYHVFPITKETKRAQEEKEIALLDGADIDLVVMARYMQILSSDFVEHFIHRVINIHHSFLPAFSGGKPYHQAHERGVKLIGATAHYATKDLDEGPIIEQDVIRASHQDTIAELVRKGRDVERNVLSRAVRWHLDDRVLVYGNKTVVFQ, encoded by the coding sequence ATGGCGTCTTCCCCCTCGGACGCGGACCGCGCAGCTTCCGGCGCAGACCGAAGGCCTTCCGAATCGGATCGACAGGTCTGGACGCTGCTCGTGTCGTGTCCCGACCAACGCGGCATCGTCGCCGCCCTGGCCCAGGTGCTCTACGGACACGGCGCGAACATCCTCCACGCGGACCAGCACACCGACCCGCTCGCCGGCATCTTCTTCCAGCGCATCCGCTTCGACACGACCGAGCTGCGCACCGACGCGACGAGCCTGAAGGCGGCGATCGCCGAGGTCGCCGACCGCCTGCAGATGCGTTGGCGGCTCTCCGAGCCGAGCCGCCCGAAGCGGGTGGCGATCTTCGTCAGCCGCACCGATCACTGTCTCTATGACCTCCTGTTGCGACACCGCGCCGGTGAACTCGACTGCGAGCTCTCGATGATCGTGAGCAACCACGAATCGCTCGCGCCGGTCGCGGCCCAGTTCGACGTGCCGTACCACGTCTTCCCGATCACCAAGGAGACCAAGCGCGCGCAGGAAGAGAAGGAGATCGCGCTCTTGGACGGGGCGGACATCGATCTCGTGGTGATGGCGCGCTACATGCAGATCCTCTCCTCGGATTTCGTCGAACACTTCATCCACCGCGTGATCAACATCCACCATTCGTTCCTCCCCGCCTTCAGCGGGGGGAAGCCCTACCACCAGGCGCACGAACGCGGCGTCAAGCTCATCGGCGCCACCGCACACTACGCGACGAAGGACCTCGACGAGGGCCCGATCATCGAGCAGGACGTGATCCGCGCCAGCCATCAGGACACGATCGCCGAGCTCGTCCGCAAGGGACGCGACGTCGAACGCAACGTGCTCTCCCGGGCCGTGCGTTGGCACCTCGACGACCGGGTTCTCGTCTACGGCAACAAGACGGTCGTCTTCCAGTAG